Proteins encoded within one genomic window of Lysinibacillus louembei:
- a CDS encoding ATP-binding protein, with product MEMMLHVAPCQQSIFFIDQVMVNYTELYSIPNAQEICFVTHELIINAVEAMNKANRQEDIQLHILWHDAQIQITVTDFAEGIPPEEWQSIIEPNLEEMSFSDRGRGFFFIAHMVDQLWFEQLATSQFLVGIKKSLFD from the coding sequence ATGGAAATGATGCTGCATGTAGCTCCTTGTCAGCAGTCCATATTTTTTATTGATCAAGTAATGGTAAACTATACCGAGCTTTATAGCATTCCAAATGCTCAAGAAATTTGCTTTGTCACCCATGAGCTTATCATTAATGCTGTTGAAGCAATGAACAAGGCAAATAGGCAAGAAGATATTCAATTGCACATTCTATGGCATGATGCGCAAATTCAAATTACAGTAACTGATTTTGCTGAGGGCATCCCGCCTGAAGAGTGGCAATCTATTATTGAGCCAAATTTAGAGGAAATGAGCTTTTCCGACCGCGGACGAGGCTTCTTCTTTATCGCTCATATGGTAGATCAGCTATGGTTTGAGCAATTAGCTACTTCGCAATTTTTAGTTGGCATTAAGAAAAGTTTATTCGATTAG
- a CDS encoding SpoIIE family protein phosphatase: MAVLIIGSVSNDILRLQKFFNRIELMNIHCFTTAESAIQFDYLFLKEDIQLIVYDAKLHLNNCEEHCQKIEALTKWCDAPIILSTSYEKPIILDRLFEVGIFDFILKPFDFTHFKTRVQVALKYDAETKLRKQHQYKLAQDLAIAKNVQKNSLSPALSLPHIELDGLYITSQTLGGDMYCWFSLDEDLTAVMLFDVMGHGIAASLITMSIRSLLKGIITTLIDPVSVLTELNKQIYELFSTDDLDSFLVTAVYMLIDKKNRTLQYVNASHPAGVLFGKYGETVALSANSPILGLFPAIQVKAKRVRLTGWHRIILYTDGLLTLQDDEEIDLHFFHSYASQSNSYALQKFAQKYELADQQFEDDITIVSITITL; encoded by the coding sequence ATGGCTGTATTAATTATCGGCTCAGTTAGTAATGATATCCTTAGACTTCAGAAATTTTTCAATCGTATTGAACTAATGAATATCCATTGCTTTACAACAGCGGAGTCTGCAATTCAATTTGATTATCTATTTTTAAAAGAAGATATCCAATTGATTGTTTATGATGCGAAATTGCATTTAAATAACTGCGAAGAACATTGTCAGAAAATTGAGGCTTTAACGAAATGGTGTGATGCACCTATTATTCTCTCCACCTCCTATGAAAAGCCTATTATTCTCGACCGGCTGTTTGAAGTAGGTATCTTTGATTTTATCTTGAAGCCATTCGATTTCACTCATTTTAAAACGCGTGTGCAAGTTGCGTTAAAATATGATGCGGAAACAAAGCTTCGCAAACAGCATCAATATAAATTAGCGCAGGATTTAGCCATTGCCAAAAATGTTCAAAAAAATTCATTATCGCCTGCGTTATCATTACCGCATATTGAGCTAGATGGGCTTTATATTACATCGCAAACACTTGGTGGCGATATGTACTGCTGGTTTTCGCTAGATGAAGATTTAACAGCGGTTATGTTGTTTGATGTGATGGGGCATGGCATTGCTGCATCGTTAATTACAATGTCTATTCGCTCCTTATTAAAAGGGATTATCACAACGCTAATAGATCCAGTATCTGTCCTAACAGAGCTTAACAAGCAAATTTATGAATTGTTTTCGACAGATGATTTAGATAGCTTTTTAGTAACAGCGGTTTATATGCTCATCGATAAAAAAAATCGCACGTTGCAATATGTCAATGCCTCACATCCAGCAGGTGTCCTGTTTGGCAAATATGGAGAAACTGTTGCTTTATCAGCTAACTCTCCTATTCTTGGACTGTTTCCAGCTATTCAAGTGAAGGCAAAGCGCGTGCGACTAACTGGCTGGCATCGCATCATTTTATATACGGATGGCTTGCTAACCTTACAGGATGACGAGGAAATAGATTTACATTTCTTTCATTCCTATGCATCACAAAGCAACAGCTACGCATTGCAAAAATTTGCCCAAAAATACGAGCTAGCAGACCAGCAATTTGAGGATGATATAACCATTGTTTCAATTACAATTACATTATAG
- the rlmD gene encoding 23S rRNA (uracil(1939)-C(5))-methyltransferase RlmD: MTAPVMKNDRLTVTIEDLTHDGNGVAKVDGYPLFIAGALPQELVQVHVLKVLKNYGFAKVLEILEPSADRVIAPCDYFVQCGGCQLQHLSYEGQLKWKQRMVENVMKRLGKIDAPVLPVKGMDEPWHYRNKSQIPFAQGEIAPIAGFYKTKSHTIVDMERCLIQTAEADVIMADFKRELTALGIRPYNEEAHKGMLRHVVIRKGRTTNEVMVVVVTTARKFPQAEATVAKIRELVPNVTSIVQNINPNKTNVIFGDETVTLWGKDVIEDTIGDVRFEISARSFYQVNPIQTEVLYKQALDYAQLTGNERVIDAYCGIGTISLFLAKKAKHVMGVEIVPQAIEDAKRNAELNGFTNTYFEAGPAEEIIPRWYKEGKEADVLVVDPPRKGCDEALLNTIIEQKPKRVVYVSCNPATLARDLRILEDGGYQTQEIQPVDMFPHSTHCEAVALLELAL, encoded by the coding sequence ATGACTGCACCAGTAATGAAAAATGACCGCTTGACGGTAACGATAGAGGATTTAACACATGATGGTAATGGTGTTGCAAAGGTTGATGGCTACCCATTATTTATTGCAGGAGCACTGCCACAGGAGCTTGTACAAGTGCATGTACTAAAAGTGTTAAAAAATTATGGCTTTGCAAAAGTGTTGGAAATACTTGAGCCTTCCGCTGACCGAGTAATAGCACCGTGCGATTACTTTGTGCAATGTGGTGGCTGCCAGCTACAGCATTTGTCTTATGAGGGGCAATTAAAATGGAAGCAGCGCATGGTTGAAAATGTGATGAAGCGCCTTGGTAAAATCGATGCACCTGTATTACCTGTTAAAGGAATGGACGAGCCGTGGCATTACCGCAACAAATCACAAATTCCATTTGCACAAGGCGAAATAGCACCAATCGCAGGCTTTTACAAAACAAAATCACATACAATCGTTGATATGGAACGTTGCTTAATTCAAACAGCAGAAGCAGATGTTATAATGGCTGACTTCAAGCGCGAATTAACAGCATTAGGCATTCGTCCTTACAATGAGGAGGCACATAAAGGTATGCTGCGTCATGTCGTAATTCGTAAAGGACGCACAACAAATGAAGTGATGGTTGTAGTCGTGACAACAGCACGTAAATTCCCACAAGCAGAAGCCACAGTGGCAAAAATTCGTGAGCTTGTACCGAATGTCACATCCATTGTCCAAAATATCAACCCAAACAAAACCAATGTGATTTTTGGTGATGAAACAGTGACACTATGGGGCAAGGATGTCATTGAAGACACAATTGGCGATGTGCGCTTCGAAATTTCCGCACGCTCATTTTATCAAGTGAACCCAATCCAAACAGAGGTGCTTTATAAGCAGGCGCTAGACTATGCACAGTTAACAGGCAATGAACGTGTCATTGATGCGTACTGTGGCATTGGTACAATCTCCTTATTTTTAGCTAAAAAGGCAAAGCACGTAATGGGCGTAGAAATCGTACCACAAGCCATTGAAGACGCTAAGCGCAATGCTGAGCTAAATGGCTTCACAAACACCTATTTCGAAGCAGGCCCAGCAGAGGAAATTATTCCACGTTGGTATAAGGAAGGCAAGGAAGCGGATGTGTTAGTCGTTGACCCACCACGTAAAGGCTGTGATGAGGCACTATTAAACACAATTATCGAGCAAAAGCCAAAGCGCGTTGTCTATGTTTCCTGCAATCCTGCCACATTAGCACGCGATTTACGCATCTTGGAGGATGGCGGCTATCAAACACAGGAAATTCAGCCTGTTGATATGTTTCCACATAGTACGCATTGTGAAGCAGTTGCACTGTTGGAATTAGCTTTGTAA
- a CDS encoding DoxX family protein, giving the protein MRDKSTIYIPENPVSRFLFSDTRSAIIWLIIRLYVGYTWLTAGWGKIQNDAWVGENGGKAVEGFVKGALAKSQETADVAGWYASFLENSVLPHAKLFSFVVAYGEFLVGLGLIVGLLTGIAAFCGALMNVSFLFAGTLSINPLLFILATWLVLAWKVAGWYGLDRWALPKLGTPWSKKIG; this is encoded by the coding sequence ATGAGAGATAAAAGTACTATTTATATCCCTGAAAACCCTGTTTCAAGATTTCTGTTTAGTGATACTCGTTCCGCAATCATTTGGTTAATTATTCGTCTTTATGTTGGGTACACATGGCTAACTGCAGGCTGGGGTAAAATCCAGAACGATGCATGGGTTGGTGAAAATGGCGGGAAAGCAGTTGAAGGATTTGTAAAGGGTGCACTTGCTAAATCACAAGAAACAGCAGATGTAGCTGGATGGTATGCAAGCTTTCTAGAAAATAGTGTGCTTCCACATGCAAAGCTATTTTCGTTCGTTGTTGCATATGGTGAGTTTTTAGTTGGTCTAGGTTTAATTGTCGGTTTATTAACGGGCATTGCAGCTTTTTGCGGTGCATTGATGAATGTGAGCTTTTTATTTGCAGGAACATTAAGTATCAATCCGTTGCTATTCATCCTTGCAACATGGTTAGTGCTTGCTTGGAAAGTTGCTGGCTGGTATGGTTTGGATCGTTGGGCTTTACCAAAGCTAGGTACACCTTGGAGTAAAAAGATAGGTTAA
- a CDS encoding catalase, which translates to MNNRSWQGGSQPSRYSQTVGDRGPILEQDTMLHEKNETFIHETILERPLHVKGFGAFGYFETHHSMTPYTKLSFLQHPGQKVPVAVRFSLASSNKGTPDTSRNIRGFSTKFYTDEGIFDLICNHIPVFLLRDPMRFSESVRAFQPSPVNNMMDPNRFWSFFATTPEATHFVLRLYSDEGTIKSFRHIPGHSVSTYVWKNAQDVRYYVKYSWIPLAGEQYIDSQEAAQLACENPDYAGKDLYDTLAKGTPVEYGLFVQLMNPQDETTLTFDPLDDTQVWDVRQYPLLPVGKMVLNRNPENFKEQVEKLAFSPANLLEGVELTDDRILQGRANIYWDSQRYRLGPDFRKIPINRQANWTPESEITSGAGRYVAGRLVRTNTPKADDFTQAGQFYRSLTPVGKEHLVDNLAAGLTPVSPEIKRVVLGYLNQASPDLGERVARQIAKG; encoded by the coding sequence ATGAACAATCGAAGTTGGCAAGGCGGCTCGCAGCCATCGCGTTACTCGCAAACAGTAGGGGACCGTGGTCCAATTTTAGAACAAGACACTATGTTGCATGAAAAAAATGAAACTTTTATCCACGAGACAATACTGGAGCGACCTTTACATGTGAAGGGCTTCGGCGCTTTTGGCTACTTTGAGACACATCACTCAATGACGCCTTACACGAAGCTTAGTTTCCTACAGCATCCAGGGCAAAAAGTACCTGTTGCTGTCCGCTTTTCGTTAGCGTCTAGCAATAAGGGAACGCCAGACACTTCACGCAATATACGTGGCTTCTCAACTAAATTTTATACGGATGAAGGCATTTTTGATTTAATATGCAACCATATTCCCGTATTTTTGCTAAGGGATCCGATGCGGTTTTCAGAATCAGTTCGTGCTTTTCAGCCATCGCCAGTCAACAATATGATGGACCCCAATCGGTTCTGGAGCTTCTTTGCAACTACGCCAGAGGCAACGCATTTCGTTCTGCGGTTGTACTCTGATGAGGGGACAATCAAGAGCTTTCGTCATATTCCAGGTCACAGTGTGAGCACATACGTATGGAAAAATGCGCAGGATGTGCGCTACTATGTGAAATATAGCTGGATTCCACTAGCTGGCGAGCAGTATATTGATAGCCAAGAAGCAGCTCAGCTTGCCTGCGAGAATCCAGATTATGCAGGCAAGGATCTCTATGACACGCTAGCTAAAGGAACGCCAGTCGAATACGGGCTGTTTGTACAGCTGATGAATCCACAGGATGAGACTACATTAACGTTCGATCCACTAGACGATACGCAAGTGTGGGATGTGCGACAATATCCGTTGTTGCCAGTTGGCAAGATGGTGCTGAATCGAAATCCAGAGAATTTTAAAGAACAAGTTGAGAAGCTAGCCTTTTCACCTGCGAATCTGTTAGAGGGCGTAGAATTGACAGATGATAGAATCCTTCAAGGTCGTGCCAATATTTATTGGGATTCACAGCGCTACCGTCTAGGACCAGACTTCCGGAAGATTCCAATTAACCGTCAGGCAAATTGGACGCCAGAATCTGAAATTACAAGTGGCGCTGGCCGCTACGTAGCAGGACGACTCGTTCGTACTAACACGCCGAAAGCGGATGATTTCACACAGGCAGGGCAATTTTATCGCTCGTTAACGCCTGTAGGTAAGGAGCACTTAGTTGATAATCTTGCAGCTGGTCTTACACCTGTCTCACCAGAAATAAAGAGAGTTGTGTTGGGCTATTTAAACCAAGCAAGTCCAGATTTAGGAGAACGCGTTGCTCGACAGATTGCAAAAGGGTAG
- a CDS encoding DUF4085 family protein, giving the protein MFFLTSARQELFNVAHTYPFGENIDAEFEQYLYENLANYINIIPPVFHAEIRERTLFQNDALMNNFREWCNITIEQFTVKREAIYEKREAIVERFNLSAQTMFLKSFHDGEILDARQQGNQFTLLLDMRGGFTTEAIVQLVFYDAQTEGELAGYYVYDELVETENGFALRVLSSFGSPYAEWTIYFNNVTANYLYRPAAYIESGNITTWDDYVATLNRDDHYYIIENNSLIEVDLAKFSQKDKGIFAGELLLGRTFNEAKERIYCATYEDPYAYFSEPIPVDELQGAMFNSDKTIQTRAFNTIFTLGEDVANIVNNVLRKANVNSAEEMYFRIMASHFEQLGCLEDDVIMKWMKE; this is encoded by the coding sequence ATGTTTTTCTTAACAAGTGCACGACAAGAGCTATTTAATGTAGCACATACATATCCATTTGGAGAAAATATTGATGCTGAATTCGAACAATATTTATATGAGAATTTAGCGAATTATATCAATATTATTCCACCCGTATTTCATGCAGAAATACGTGAGCGAACTTTATTTCAAAACGATGCTTTAATGAATAATTTTAGAGAATGGTGTAATATCACGATTGAGCAATTTACAGTTAAAAGAGAGGCTATTTATGAGAAGCGTGAAGCGATTGTTGAACGCTTTAATTTGTCGGCACAAACAATGTTTTTAAAGTCATTTCATGATGGTGAGATTTTAGATGCTAGGCAGCAAGGAAATCAATTTACACTTTTATTAGATATGCGTGGTGGCTTTACAACCGAGGCAATTGTACAGCTAGTTTTTTATGATGCCCAAACAGAAGGAGAGCTTGCAGGTTATTATGTGTATGATGAGCTAGTAGAAACGGAAAATGGCTTTGCACTACGCGTTCTCTCTAGCTTCGGCAGCCCTTATGCAGAGTGGACGATTTACTTCAATAATGTTACAGCAAATTACCTATATCGCCCCGCGGCTTATATTGAATCAGGAAACATTACTACATGGGATGACTATGTTGCTACGCTAAACCGAGACGACCATTACTATATTATAGAAAACAATAGCTTGATAGAGGTTGATTTAGCTAAATTTTCACAAAAGGATAAAGGGATTTTTGCTGGGGAGCTATTACTAGGTAGGACTTTTAATGAGGCAAAAGAGAGGATTTATTGTGCTACTTATGAAGACCCTTATGCCTATTTTAGTGAACCTATTCCAGTTGATGAATTGCAAGGTGCTATGTTTAATTCAGACAAAACTATACAAACACGTGCCTTCAACACAATTTTTACATTGGGAGAGGATGTAGCAAATATTGTGAATAATGTACTGCGTAAAGCGAATGTCAATAGCGCTGAAGAAATGTATTTCCGGATTATGGCGAGTCATTTTGAGCAACTTGGGTGTTTAGAGGATGATGTGATAATGAAATGGATGAAGGAATAG
- a CDS encoding metal-binding protein ZinT translates to MNKKWFMPFAAAALAVALVACQEETKEKEEATEVEDHNHDDHHDHNHDHAELSEKDKQISQGYFEDSDITDRPLTNWQGEWQSVYPYLLDGTLDGVLEHKAYHGDKTAEEYKEYYKIGYATDVTQIDIADKTMTFYKDGEAVIGTYEYDGYEILTYEKGNRGVRYIFKQVDDSSQAPKYVQFSDHIISDQASGHFHIYFGDDRAKLLEEMDNWPTYYPKAMSGEEIADEMDAHLH, encoded by the coding sequence ATGAATAAAAAATGGTTTATGCCATTTGCAGCTGCTGCACTGGCTGTTGCTTTAGTAGCATGTCAGGAAGAAACAAAAGAAAAGGAAGAGGCGACTGAAGTTGAGGACCATAATCATGATGATCATCATGACCACAACCACGATCATGCAGAACTATCCGAAAAAGATAAACAAATTTCTCAAGGCTATTTTGAAGATAGCGATATTACAGATCGCCCATTAACAAATTGGCAAGGTGAATGGCAATCTGTTTACCCATACTTGCTAGATGGCACACTGGATGGCGTGCTAGAGCATAAAGCTTACCATGGTGATAAAACAGCTGAGGAGTATAAGGAATATTATAAAATTGGCTATGCAACAGATGTTACACAAATTGATATTGCGGATAAGACCATGACATTTTATAAGGATGGAGAAGCTGTTATAGGAACATATGAGTATGATGGCTATGAAATTTTAACATACGAAAAGGGCAATCGTGGTGTTCGCTATATATTCAAGCAAGTAGACGACAGTTCACAAGCACCAAAATATGTTCAATTTAGCGACCATATTATTTCAGATCAAGCATCAGGTCATTTCCATATTTACTTTGGCGATGATCGCGCAAAGTTGTTAGAGGAAATGGATAACTGGCCTACATATTATCCAAAAGCGATGTCTGGTGAAGAAATTGCTGATGAAATGGATGCACATTTGCATTAA